In Ruania alkalisoli, the DNA window GGTTCCCTCCCCGGCGAACATGCGCGTCGGATGCTCCTCGGTGCGCCGGTATGGATAGACCCCCGCGGTGTAGGGGAACGCTCCGGGGGTGTTCTCCGTGTGCAGGAAACGCAGCAGGTCACCGGCGCTGTCGAAGTGCGGTGCAGCCACCCGCGGCACCGGCGTGCCGCTGAGGGTGGCCGTCCGATTCTCGACGGCGATCTCCCGTCCGCGCACGCGGTAGCGCCCCGTAGCAGCCGTCAGGGAGCTTGCCCGTTCGGGCCATCGCCGTAGCAGGTCCAGTGAATCATCGCTCAGCTCGTCGAGTGCCTGCTGGTACGCCGCGCGCAGTTGCTCGTGAGTGCTGTCGGCACCGGGATCGGCAGTTCCGGCGAAGGGGTACCAGAGCTCGGGGAGTTCGCTGTCCTCCACGGCCGCGAGGGCCCGGTGCAGTGCCTGCACCCGGTCCGCACTCCGGCATTCGTCGTCGATGCGGGATCGGGTGTCGAGCGCGTGCTCAGCGATCTCGGCCAGGTACCGGCTCCGGTCTGCTGGGATGATCCCGTCAGCCCCGACCACCAAAGCATCGGCTGCGGGCCCACCAGCCGCGTGGGGATCTGCGCGAGGCTGGGCGGGCGGTTGTGCCGCCCAGCGCCCGCCGAGTCGTGCACACAGAGCCTCGAAGGCGGCGTCCACACCCGGGTCCCGGAATCGGCTGGCGACCGTGGGGTACACCGGGATCTCGGCGTCCGTCAGGTCGAAGGCGAGCCGGTTGCGCCGCCACTGCTTGCGCACGTCCCGCAGCGCATCCTCTGCTCCTCGCCGGTCGGCCTTGTTGAGGATCACCAGGTCCGCGAGGTCGAGCATCTCGATCTTCTCGAGCTGGCTGGCCGCGCCGTAGTCGCTGGTCATGACGTAGACCGGAACGTCCACCAGGCCGGCCACCGAACCATCCGATTGGCCGATTCCAGCGGTCTCCACCAGCACCAGATCGAAGCCGATGGCTTGCAGTGCCCGGATGCTGCTCCCGACGACGGCGCTGAGAGAGGCGTCACGGCGCCGGGTGGCGAGCGAGCGGACGAAGACGCGCTCCGAGCCCGCACTGTTCAGCCGGATCCTGTCACCCAGGAGCGCTCCTCCGGTTCGGCGGCGGGTCGGATCGACGGCGAGGACGGCGATCCGATGCTGAACGTCGCGGTCGAGGAAACGGAGCAGGAACTCATCGATCACCGAGGACTTCCCAGCGCCGCCGGTGCCGGTCACCCCGACCACCGGAGCCAGCCCTGCGCTCCGGTCAGCGGACTGGAGAAGGTGAGAGACGCCGTCATCGGCTGCACTGCCGTTCCCGGGCGCAGGGCCGTTCTGGACTGCAGGGCCGTTCTCGATCGCGCTGAGCAGGCGGGCTACGGCCTGCTCATCCTCGGGCGCCGGCAGACGGGTCGGTATGGCTGGGTCCTGCCGCCTCGCCTTCGCGCGCTCGAGTAGGTCCTCGATCATGCCGTCGAGGCCGAGTTCGAGGGCGTCGTCGGGGTGATAGATCCGTTCGACCCCCGCGCGTTGCAGGGTCGCCATCTCCTCGGTGGTGATGGTGCCACCACCACCCCCGAAGATGCTGATATGCCCGGCCCCGTGGCTGGCCAGGCTCTGCACGAGGTAGGTGAAGTACTCCATGTGGCCGCCCTGGTAGGACGAGACAGCCACGCCGTCCGCCCTTTCCTGCACCGCCGCGCGCACGACTTCCACCACGGAACGGTTGTGCCCGAGGTGGATGACCTCGGCGCCACGATCCTGCAGAAGGCGTCGGATAAGGGTGATCGCGGCGTCGTGCCCGTCGAAGATGCTGGCGGCTGTGACGAAGCGCAGCGGCCGCTCGGCAACCGAATCCTGCGACGTGGCCATCGCCCGGGAGTCGTCCATCACCTGGGGTTCTGACATGGCACCCTCCTTCGCCCGGGCGCCCTCGCACCGGACTCCTCGATCGTAGGCCGCGGTTGCGCCATCTGCCCGACATACCGGCGACACTCTCCCGTCACCGACATGCCCCTACGCTGACAGGGACATCCAGCCAGGAGGTGGACATGAAGATCGGCATCCTGACCAGCGGCGGTGACTGCCCGGGCCTGAACGCGGTGATCCGCGGCGCGGTGCTGCATGGGGTCAAGACCCATCACGACACCTTTGTCGGATTCCGGCACGGATGGAAAGGCGTCCTGACCAACGACGCCATCGCGCTGGATCGCACCGATGTGCGCGGCTTGGCTGGAGAGGGTGGCACGATCCTCGGCTCGTCCCGGACCAATCCGCTCGACGGCCCAGACGCGGGGGTGGCGACCGTGGCGACCACGCTGCAACGCCGCGAGCTCGACGCATTGGTGGTGATCGGCGGCGAAGGCAGCCTGGCTGGTGCCAAGCGCCTCGCCGATGAAGGACTGCCGATCGTCGGCGTCCCGAAAACGATCGACAACGATCTGCGGGGCACCGACTACACCTTCGGTTTCGACACCGCGGTCTCGATCGCTACGGACGCGATGGATCGGCTGCGCACCACTGGCGAGTCCCATCACCGCTGCATGGTCGCCGAGGTGATGGGGCGGCACGTCGGCTGGATCGCCTTGCACTCCGGTGTGGCCGTCGGGGCCCACGCCGTCCTCATACCCGAGCAGCGTGTCGGCATGCCGGAGGTCTGCGCATGGGTGCAGGACGTGCACGAGCGCGGCCGGTCCCCGCTGGTGGTCGTCGCCGAAGGATTCATCCCGGCCGAACGAGAAGACGTCCTCGCGGAGAACGGGACCGACGCCGCTGGACGGCCCCGGCTCGGCGGCGTGGGTGCCCTCGTGACCGCCGAGATCGAGCAGCGCACCGGGATCGAGACCCGGAACACGATCCTCGGGCACGTGCAACGCGGTGGAAATCCCACCGGCTTCGACCGCGTGCTCGCCACCCGGTTCGGGATGGCCGCGGTGGATCTCGTGCACGAGAGCCGCTGGGGTCAGATGGTCTCGATCCGCGGAACAGAGATCGAACGCGTCGATCTGAGCGAGGCCCTCGCCGGACTCAAGACCGTGCCGCAGCACCGATGGGACGAGGCCCGGGCGCTGTTCGGGCGGTGATGGGCGTCTGGTGACGCGCCCCGGCCGCGCCACCCGTCCAGGGCCGTCCAGGGCGGTCCAGGGCCGTCCAGGGCGGTCCAGGGCCGTCCAGGGCGGTCCAGGGCGGTCCAGGGCCGTCCATGGCGGTCCACGGGCCGATCTTTCGGCCCCTGAGCACCTCAAGGGCCGAACTTTCGACCCTTGAAGGGGCGAGGCAGCGCGCAACAGCAACTCCGGGGGCCGTCGGCACCACAGGAGAGCACACCCGTGGGCGAGGAGACGACAAGGGCCCCGCGACCTGGTGGTCGCGGGGCCCTGCTGCTCCCTCAGTTGGACTCGAACCAACAACCGTCCGATTAACAGTCGGATGCTCTGCCAATTGAGCTATGAGGGATCGCGCAGACAATACTAACCCACGGGGGCCGGTGCTCTGACCGTGTCACGGCCAGCACCGGCCATAACCTACGCCGCATGCTGCGGTCGGGTCGAGCAACCGCTGCGGCGGTCAGTCACTCGACCTCAGTCGAGCCCCACAGCGGTACGTACCCGCGCCTCGAGCGCCTCGGCGCGTTCCTGCACATCCGCCGGAGGACGGCGCACCCCGGAGATGGTCACCTGGGAGAACAGGCTGCCGTCGGCGTTGCGCCGGATCGCTCCACGCAGATGACCTCCTCCGGGCAGTGACACTGTCTCGAGCAGGACCAGCGAGTGGTCCACGCGCTCCTTGATCGCGTAGACCAGCTCACGTGTACGTGGTCCGTCACCGACATCCAGGTCGGTGGCAGCAGCACCGTCCACCCAGGTGACGGTGACTGTCCCTGTCTCGCTGTCCCATCCGGCCGCGTCCACGTCCGACCACAGCCGGTCCAGGTGGATCTCCTCGTTCTCCCATGTGATCAATCCCACGGTCGTCACGACCAGGAGCCCACCCCCGGTCAGATCCCCGGTCCCGAGGACACGGGTGCCCGTACCGATCCGGCGGCGAACGGGGTCCGGCAGCTGGCGACGTCGGCTCATACCTACGACGGTAACTCCTCCAGGAACCACTAGGCTTGCTGAGCCGCCCCAGTAGCTCAGCCGGTCAGAGCAGCGGACTCATAATCCGTCGGTCGTGGGTTCAAGCCCCACCTGGGGCACTCCTGTGACCAACGACGGACTCATACACGGCGAGCGATCCCTCGGCCATCCGGCCCCACGTGTGCTGTTCAGCATGGGCACGGCCGGCCGCACTCATCCGTTCCCTGGCGGCCGGGTCGGCGAGCAGTCCACCGACGACGTCCGCCCAGTCGCGCGGGTCGCGAGAGTCGAGGATCCGCCCGGTCACGTGGTCACGGACGGCTTCCACGAGGCCGCCGGAGGCAGCCACCACGACGGGCACCCCGCTCGCAGCCGCTTCCAGAGCTGTCAGCCCGTACGTCTCGGAGTGGGACGGGTTGAGCACGAGTGTTGCTTCCCGCATGAGCGCGGCGAGCTCGGACCGGTCCTGCGGCTCCAGGAACCGCACCCGATCCTCCAGCCCGCGTTCGGCAACAAGGGTGTGCAAGGAGGCCACGTAGTCGTCGTAGCCGGCCGTCGCGCCGCCACAGATGACCAGATCGGGACCACTGTCGCCATCGAGCAGGCCGAGGGTCTCGATCGCCAGATCGACACCCTTGAGCGGTTCGAGTCGCGCCGCGACCAGCAGATAGCCCCGGCCACCGACCCGTGATCGCCCCTCACGGCGAGGCGCTGCGGGATGGAACTGCTCGGTATCGACTCCAGGGGGCACCACGTGCACCCGGTCGGCAGCCGCGCCGAGTCGCTCGATGATCGTGCGCCGCTCCGCTGCACTGACCGCGAGCAGCGCGTCAGCCCGCTCTGCCAGGTGAGCCTCCGCGGTCAATCGCCCGGGCGACTCCGGCCGCTCCCCCTCGGTCAGGTCGGTATGCGCCGGGGCCGCGATGCTGTGGAAGGACTGCACGAGCGGCACGCCCCACCGTGCGACCGCGGGCTCGGCCGCCAGGCCCGAGTACCAGTGATGGGCATGCACCACGTCATACCGCGGGCCTGCGGCTAGAGCGGCAGCGAAAGCCGGCACGAAAGCCTCGTGCTCGCGCTTGGGCCGGACTTCACAAGGGCCAGCCGTGACCACCCGCAACTGCACACCAGGATCGAGTTCGCGCGCCTCCGGCTCGTGCGGATCGGTCCGGCGAGTGATGACGTCGACGGTGCAGCCGTGCCGGGCCAACTCCTTGGCTAGCTCACGGATCACCACGTTCATCCCCCCGACGTCGCCAGCACCCGGCCGTGCACCCGGGGAGGTGTGCAGGCTGAGCAACGCGATCCGAGGCAACACTGGGGCAGCGTACTGAATCACGCGTGGTCTACCCCGCGCCGCCCGCCGAATGGGACCACGCCGGGCGGCGCAGGTACTGGATCGGTCAGTTCAGGGCGTAGTAGGCGACTTCGTTCGCGTCATTCGGGACGCCGATGGCGAAGACACCGTCCTGCCCGTCCGAGGTAGGCACCTCGAAGATGTACGTCCCTGAGACCTGCTCACCTGGATCAACGGGATCGAGGAAGAAGGCATCGTCGGGTGCGACCGCCTGGGAACCGTCGTACTGCTGCTGGTCGATGTCGAAGTACGCCATCTGCAACTCGTCGAACACCTCGAGGGTCTCGTCGCTGTTGTTCGTCACCGTGGCGTACACGTAGACGTACTGCATGCCGGCCGGCGGTTCGTCGTTGTTGTCGGCCACGATCTCGTCAGTCTCGTCCCACACCGGGTCGTGCACCGTCACGGTCCAGACACCCACCGTTGCCTCGTCACCGAGCGCGAGCAGGTCGCCCGAGGACGTGGGCTCCGGATCTGTCGTGGGTTCCTGCGTCGGCTCCTGCGTCGGCTCGGCGGTCGTGGGTGCCGCGGTCGTCGGCTCGGCTGTAGGAGTCGGGTCCGGGTCGTCCCCGCCCATGATCTGGCTGATACCGAAGATCAGACCACCGATCACCACGATGCCGATCACCACCGCCACGATCGCGATCACAGTCTTGTTCGAGGATCCCGAGGGCGGCGGCCCTCCGGGCCCGCCGTAGCCGGCCTGACCATAGGGACCCTGACCCGGAGGTGCCCCGAATCCAGGCTGCTGCGGGGGCTGGCCGTAGGCAGGCTGCGCAGGCTGGCCGTACGCAGGCTGCGGTGGCTGGCCATGCTGCGGCGGCTGGCCAGGCTGCGGGGGCTGCTGACCGTATCCGCCTCCGGTCTGGCCTGGGCCCGGTTGCCACGGACCTGGACCACCCGCAGGCGGATTCGCCCCGCCCTGACCATAGGGCTGAGCGGGAGGCTGGGTCGGAGCACCGTCGGGACCTGGCTGCGAGCCGCCGGAGTACTGGCCGTAGGGACCGGGAGGGTTCTGGTCACTCATACGGCCAGGCTATCGCCCGCGCAGCAAACGACGCACGCTCGCCCTCCGGGCAGTCCTGCCCATGCTCGGGCAACGTTCTGAGCCCACGGCGATCAAAGCCAGTCAGTTTCAGCTGACGTCCTGCAACCGACGCCGGCGCTCCTCGACCGCGAGCAACTCGCTGAAGGCCTCGGCATAGGCCGCATCCGCCGGATCCATGCGCTGCAGCCGCCCTTTAGCATCTGCGATCTGCCGGGTGAGCCCCATCCGCAACAGCGCCACGAGCACGCCGCGCGCGTACTGTCCCAACGCCTCGGGGCGGTCCTCCGGCAGCGCGGCCACGGCGAGTTCGGTCACCAGCATGCTCACCGGACCGCCGGCCGCCTCCCGCACCTCCTCGGCCCAGCGTGCCGCCGCATGCTCACTGCCCTGAGCACCGGCACCGTCGGCGGCCAATCCGCCTGCGAGTTCACCGAACCGCCGAACCCCGCCGACCGACCGGATGGCGTCGTGCACCGCCCGATGTGCCGGGGCAACGAAGGTGTCGGCTCCGAGATCGTCGAAGCCCGCCTCCAGGGCGTGCTGCGGCAGCTGGATCACCACCTCCAGCACCTGCCGCTCAAGCCTGGCCACCGGATCGGAACGGTCCACAGGAGGGTGGCCCGCGCCCTCGGATGTGGACCTGCCGCCATCGTGAGCGGGCGGATGCTGCTGACCCCCACCGCCCTGGGCGGGGGCTCGTGATGCCTGCTGGACGGCGTACCGGACGGTCGGTTCGTCCAGGCCCAGCCACCCAGCGAGTTCACGCACATAGCCCGCACGGAGCACACGGTCACGGATCCGTGCCACGACGGGAGCCCCGACCCGCAGACCCGTCGATCGCCCTTCCACCGTGTCCAGATCCACCTGGCGCAGCACCGAGCGGATCGCGAACTCGAACAGCGGCTCACGAGCGCTCACGAGCCCCCGCACCGCCTCAT includes these proteins:
- a CDS encoding methylmalonyl-CoA mutase family protein: MSEPQVMDDSRAMATSQDSVAERPLRFVTAASIFDGHDAAITLIRRLLQDRGAEVIHLGHNRSVVEVVRAAVQERADGVAVSSYQGGHMEYFTYLVQSLASHGAGHISIFGGGGGTITTEEMATLQRAGVERIYHPDDALELGLDGMIEDLLERAKARRQDPAIPTRLPAPEDEQAVARLLSAIENGPAVQNGPAPGNGSAADDGVSHLLQSADRSAGLAPVVGVTGTGGAGKSSVIDEFLLRFLDRDVQHRIAVLAVDPTRRRTGGALLGDRIRLNSAGSERVFVRSLATRRRDASLSAVVGSSIRALQAIGFDLVLVETAGIGQSDGSVAGLVDVPVYVMTSDYGAASQLEKIEMLDLADLVILNKADRRGAEDALRDVRKQWRRNRLAFDLTDAEIPVYPTVASRFRDPGVDAAFEALCARLGGRWAAQPPAQPRADPHAAGGPAADALVVGADGIIPADRSRYLAEIAEHALDTRSRIDDECRSADRVQALHRALAAVEDSELPELWYPFAGTADPGADSTHEQLRAAYQQALDELSDDSLDLLRRWPERASSLTAATGRYRVRGREIAVENRTATLSGTPVPRVAAPHFDSAGDLLRFLHTENTPGAFPYTAGVYPYRRTEEHPTRMFAGEGTPEQTNRRFHYLRRGEEVARLSTAFDSVTLYGEDPATRPDIYGKVGNSGVSVPTLDDMKRLYSGFDLCAPGTSVSMTINGPAPTILAMFFRTAIDQQVEKYLRADPGRWEAAQARIAAMLGAQAPRYRDELPAGHDGLGLGLLGVDGADLVEAETYRRIRSETLATVRGTVQADILKEDQAQNTCIFGIDFALRMMGDVQEFAVTEGVRNFYTVSVSGYHIAEAGANPVTQLAFTLANGFTLLEYYLARGLKVDDVAPHLSFFFSNGMDPEYAVIGRVARRIWARALRDRYGASPRSQLLKYHIQTSGRSLHAQEVEFNDIRTTLQALYAQFDACNSLHTNAYDEAVTTPTEESVRRAVAIQLILQQELGLSRCENPWQGSFVMTELTDLVEAAVYEEFDAISRRGGVLAAMETGYQRGRIQDESMRYEQGKHDGSLPIVGVNTFRPPGETQRGGEAMLVRAGEPEKDAQVESVRRWQEARNPTDPDALLRLQQVARTDGNVFAELLRAVGSHTLGQITHALYEVGGQYRRAM
- a CDS encoding 6-phosphofructokinase gives rise to the protein MKIGILTSGGDCPGLNAVIRGAVLHGVKTHHDTFVGFRHGWKGVLTNDAIALDRTDVRGLAGEGGTILGSSRTNPLDGPDAGVATVATTLQRRELDALVVIGGEGSLAGAKRLADEGLPIVGVPKTIDNDLRGTDYTFGFDTAVSIATDAMDRLRTTGESHHRCMVAEVMGRHVGWIALHSGVAVGAHAVLIPEQRVGMPEVCAWVQDVHERGRSPLVVVAEGFIPAEREDVLAENGTDAAGRPRLGGVGALVTAEIEQRTGIETRNTILGHVQRGGNPTGFDRVLATRFGMAAVDLVHESRWGQMVSIRGTEIERVDLSEALAGLKTVPQHRWDEARALFGR
- a CDS encoding glycosyltransferase → MLPRIALLSLHTSPGARPGAGDVGGMNVVIRELAKELARHGCTVDVITRRTDPHEPEARELDPGVQLRVVTAGPCEVRPKREHEAFVPAFAAALAAGPRYDVVHAHHWYSGLAAEPAVARWGVPLVQSFHSIAAPAHTDLTEGERPESPGRLTAEAHLAERADALLAVSAAERRTIIERLGAAADRVHVVPPGVDTEQFHPAAPRREGRSRVGGRGYLLVAARLEPLKGVDLAIETLGLLDGDSGPDLVICGGATAGYDDYVASLHTLVAERGLEDRVRFLEPQDRSELAALMREATLVLNPSHSETYGLTALEAAASGVPVVVAASGGLVEAVRDHVTGRILDSRDPRDWADVVGGLLADPAARERMSAAGRAHAEQHTWGRMAEGSLAVYESVVGHRSAPGGA
- a CDS encoding DUF4352 domain-containing protein, with amino-acid sequence MSDQNPPGPYGQYSGGSQPGPDGAPTQPPAQPYGQGGANPPAGGPGPWQPGPGQTGGGYGQQPPQPGQPPQHGQPPQPAYGQPAQPAYGQPPQQPGFGAPPGQGPYGQAGYGGPGGPPPSGSSNKTVIAIVAVVIGIVVIGGLIFGISQIMGGDDPDPTPTAEPTTAAPTTAEPTQEPTQEPTTDPEPTSSGDLLALGDEATVGVWTVTVHDPVWDETDEIVADNNDEPPAGMQYVYVYATVTNNSDETLEVFDELQMAYFDIDQQQYDGSQAVAPDDAFFLDPVDPGEQVSGTYIFEVPTSDGQDGVFAIGVPNDANEVAYYALN